Proteins encoded together in one Chroogloeocystis siderophila 5.2 s.c.1 window:
- the polA gene encoding DNA polymerase I, protein MASSSLRPTFILVDGHSLAFRSYFAFAKGRDGGLRTTTGIPTSVCFGFLKALLEVMAAEKPEAMAIAFDLGLPTFRHEADDTYKADRPGTPEDFVPDLKNLHELLDGLNLPIITAPGYEADDVLGTLAQKASAAGYQVKILTGDRDLFQLVDPQKDISVLYLSSEALKRSSPGINEFQTEQVKEKMGVLPSQIVDLKALCGDKSDNIPGVKGIGEKTAIQLLNQYTSLEQIYDSLSEIKGATQKKLEAGKQDAEKSRYLATIVVDVPLDIDLEAAKLTGFDTTTVKHILEKLEFKSFLGKVNELQQQFGGTIPEDESEDTPDSNFITVPTFESDDLWFFSAEDTEASQEQPFTKIAPQIIDTPAKLTKLVKQLQRHTNTKTPVAWDTETTDLEPRDAQLVGIGCCWGSELDAIAYIPLGHTAGDNLDTATVLSALRPILESAEYPKALQNAKFDRLVLRCQGIHLRGVVFDPMLASYVLDPDTSHNLSDLAQRYLGLTSKSYAELVPKGKNIADLDIPTVADYCGMDVYATYGLVPKLRAELDKIPALHKLLLEVEQPLEPVLAEMEYTGIHINTAYLQDFSKQLDKDLAAIEEQIYAVAEEKFNLGSPKKLGELLFDKLNLDRRKSRKIQTGYSTDAATLEKLRDDHPIVEAILEYRTLSKLKSTYVDALPALVRPDTQRVHTSFNQTATSTGRLSSSNPNLQNIPIRTAFSRQIRKAFIPESGWILVAADYSQIELRILAHLSQEPILVKAYQNNEDIHTVTARLLFEKDAVTSEERRLAKTINFGVIYGMGAQRFARETKMKAADGKVFIERFNQQYPLVFEYLRRMEQEAIAYGYVQTILGRRRYFNFTSDRLRKLRNLKPEDINLDEIRGLTANDAGLLRAAANAPIQGSSADIIKIAMVQLHELLQNYQARLLLQVHDELVFEVPQDEWEELQPKIRSTMESAVSLSVPLLVEVRAGENWMDVK, encoded by the coding sequence GTGGCTTCATCTTCTTTGCGCCCAACATTTATCCTTGTAGATGGGCATTCGCTGGCTTTTCGTTCTTATTTTGCATTTGCTAAAGGGCGTGATGGTGGTTTGCGCACAACAACGGGAATTCCGACAAGCGTGTGTTTTGGCTTTCTCAAGGCGTTACTAGAAGTCATGGCGGCGGAAAAGCCGGAAGCAATGGCGATCGCATTCGATCTCGGATTACCAACTTTTCGTCACGAAGCCGACGATACGTATAAAGCAGATCGCCCAGGGACGCCCGAAGACTTTGTTCCCGATCTCAAGAACCTCCACGAATTACTCGATGGCTTGAACTTACCCATTATCACTGCACCAGGCTACGAAGCCGACGATGTGCTAGGAACACTCGCCCAAAAAGCAAGCGCAGCGGGGTATCAAGTAAAGATTTTAACCGGCGATCGCGATTTATTTCAACTTGTCGATCCGCAAAAAGATATTAGCGTTCTCTATCTTAGTTCCGAAGCATTGAAGCGTTCTTCTCCAGGAATTAACGAATTTCAAACTGAACAAGTTAAAGAAAAGATGGGAGTATTACCATCACAAATTGTCGATTTGAAAGCACTTTGTGGCGATAAATCTGATAATATTCCTGGCGTTAAGGGTATTGGTGAAAAAACTGCAATTCAGCTACTCAATCAATACACGTCGCTTGAGCAAATTTATGATTCTTTGAGTGAAATCAAAGGCGCAACGCAAAAGAAACTAGAAGCAGGGAAACAAGACGCAGAAAAATCTCGCTATTTAGCAACAATTGTTGTTGATGTACCACTAGATATTGATTTAGAAGCAGCAAAATTAACAGGTTTTGATACAACAACTGTTAAACATATCTTAGAAAAATTAGAATTTAAATCTTTTCTTGGTAAAGTTAACGAACTACAGCAACAGTTTGGTGGGACAATTCCAGAAGACGAATCAGAAGATACACCCGACTCAAACTTCATTACAGTACCAACATTTGAGAGTGATGATTTGTGGTTCTTTAGTGCGGAGGATACTGAAGCAAGTCAAGAACAACCGTTTACTAAAATCGCTCCACAAATCATTGATACGCCTGCAAAATTAACTAAATTAGTAAAACAATTACAAAGACATACCAACACAAAAACACCTGTTGCTTGGGATACAGAAACAACAGATCTCGAACCACGCGATGCGCAACTTGTAGGAATTGGTTGCTGCTGGGGAAGCGAACTCGATGCGATCGCATATATTCCCCTGGGTCACACAGCAGGAGATAATTTGGATACTGCAACGGTACTATCAGCATTGCGCCCGATTTTAGAAAGCGCAGAATATCCGAAAGCGTTGCAAAACGCTAAATTTGACAGGCTAGTATTGCGGTGTCAGGGAATTCATCTTAGAGGTGTCGTGTTCGATCCGATGCTAGCAAGCTATGTTTTAGATCCTGATACGAGTCATAATTTGAGCGATCTAGCGCAGCGCTATTTGGGTTTGACATCAAAAAGCTATGCTGAGTTAGTACCGAAAGGAAAAAATATTGCAGATTTAGACATTCCTACTGTTGCCGACTACTGCGGTATGGATGTTTATGCAACTTATGGATTAGTACCAAAGCTACGCGCAGAACTAGATAAAATTCCAGCATTACACAAGTTATTACTCGAAGTCGAACAGCCGCTTGAACCTGTTTTAGCCGAGATGGAGTACACAGGAATTCACATCAATACGGCGTATCTACAAGATTTTTCTAAACAACTTGATAAAGACTTAGCAGCAATTGAAGAACAAATTTATGCAGTTGCTGAAGAGAAGTTTAACTTAGGTTCGCCAAAAAAGTTAGGTGAACTGTTATTTGATAAGTTGAATTTAGACCGGAGAAAGTCAAGAAAAATTCAAACAGGTTATTCAACCGATGCAGCAACATTAGAAAAGTTACGCGACGATCATCCGATAGTAGAAGCGATTTTAGAGTATCGTACTTTATCTAAATTAAAGTCAACGTATGTTGATGCGCTACCTGCATTAGTGCGCCCAGATACACAGCGAGTGCATACAAGTTTCAATCAAACTGCAACTTCAACAGGGCGATTATCTTCTTCTAACCCAAACTTACAAAATATTCCGATTCGTACAGCCTTTAGTCGGCAAATTCGCAAAGCATTTATTCCTGAATCCGGGTGGATATTAGTAGCAGCGGATTATTCGCAAATTGAGTTACGAATTCTCGCACATTTGTCGCAAGAACCTATCTTAGTAAAAGCGTATCAAAATAATGAAGATATTCATACTGTAACCGCGCGATTACTGTTTGAAAAAGATGCGGTAACTTCTGAAGAACGCCGCTTAGCTAAAACAATTAACTTCGGTGTCATTTATGGTATGGGGGCGCAGCGATTTGCTAGAGAAACAAAGATGAAAGCTGCGGATGGTAAGGTGTTTATTGAAAGATTTAACCAACAATATCCGTTAGTCTTTGAATACTTGCGGCGGATGGAACAAGAAGCCATAGCCTATGGGTATGTACAGACAATTTTAGGACGACGACGGTATTTTAATTTCACAAGCGATCGCCTGCGGAAGTTACGCAATCTCAAGCCTGAAGACATCAACCTCGACGAAATTCGCGGTTTAACAGCAAATGATGCGGGGTTACTCCGCGCGGCGGCTAATGCACCGATTCAAGGTTCGAGTGCAGATATTATTAAAATTGCGATGGTGCAACTGCACGAACTATTGCAAAATTACCAAGCGCGATTGCTACTGCAAGTTCATGATGAATTGGTGTTTGAAGTTCCGCAAGACGAGTGGGAAGAATTACAGCCAAAAATTCGCTCAACAATGGAATCTGCGGTGTCGTTAAGTGTACCGTTACTTGTCGAAGTGCGTGCGGGTGAAAACTGGATGGATGTTAAGTAG
- a CDS encoding SLC13 family permease produces the protein MASWQAIFSSIIFISVIVLIMTEKMHLTIAAFLGALLLVFANIMTLAEAVTYIARSYSTLALFFGVMVLVRAFEPTKVFDYLATQIVILAKGQGKRLLLGIVAITTPICAVLPNATTVMLLAPLIPPIAEDVGVNFVPLLILMVFVANSAGLLTLVGDPATFIVGDAVNISFMAYLGRLSLGGIIAVGAIVFMLPYLFPKIWRKKLDSLEQLPHPQINHPRVLTLGIVLIAFVLLFFAIGEMLPIPISPAAVALLGAALALLLSHHSKIETVNHILRDVDWSTLIFFMCIFVIIGGLEKTGVVSSISGIFAYILGRNITLGSLVLLFLVGILSSVVPNIPLVVAMVPLLKEYVVNVGLATPEILQPGFHGELPPEVLPLFYAMMFGATLGGNGTLVGASSNIVAAGIAEQHGRRISFHTFLHYGIPVMIVQLIAAALFISIRFLLFG, from the coding sequence ATGGCAAGCTGGCAAGCAATCTTTAGCTCAATAATATTTATTAGTGTAATTGTCTTAATTATGACAGAAAAAATGCACCTAACTATTGCAGCGTTTTTAGGTGCACTGCTGCTAGTTTTTGCCAACATCATGACATTGGCAGAAGCTGTTACTTATATTGCCAGAAGCTACTCAACACTAGCATTATTTTTTGGAGTAATGGTATTAGTCAGAGCTTTTGAACCAACAAAAGTGTTTGACTATCTCGCTACTCAAATAGTTATCTTAGCTAAAGGACAAGGTAAACGCCTTTTACTCGGAATCGTTGCAATTACAACTCCTATTTGTGCAGTATTACCGAATGCTACGACAGTGATGCTATTAGCACCGCTGATTCCTCCAATTGCTGAGGATGTAGGAGTTAATTTTGTTCCTTTGTTGATTTTGATGGTATTTGTTGCGAATAGTGCGGGTTTATTAACGTTGGTAGGAGATCCAGCAACATTTATTGTTGGCGATGCGGTGAATATTAGCTTTATGGCTTACTTAGGACGGTTGAGCTTAGGAGGAATTATTGCAGTAGGAGCAATTGTATTCATGCTACCTTATTTATTTCCTAAAATTTGGCGGAAAAAGTTGGATAGCTTAGAGCAGTTACCGCATCCTCAGATTAATCATCCCCGCGTTTTAACTTTAGGAATTGTCCTTATAGCCTTTGTACTACTATTCTTTGCTATAGGAGAAATGCTGCCAATTCCAATTTCGCCTGCGGCAGTAGCATTATTGGGAGCCGCGTTAGCTTTACTCCTTTCGCATCATAGCAAAATCGAGACAGTTAATCATATTTTAAGGGACGTAGATTGGAGTACTTTGATATTTTTTATGTGTATATTTGTCATAATTGGAGGCTTAGAAAAAACAGGTGTTGTTAGTAGTATATCTGGAATTTTTGCGTATATTTTAGGGAGAAATATTACTTTGGGTTCACTGGTTTTATTATTTTTAGTAGGGATTTTATCGAGTGTAGTCCCAAATATTCCGCTAGTTGTTGCAATGGTGCCATTGCTTAAAGAATATGTCGTTAATGTAGGATTAGCAACACCAGAAATATTACAGCCAGGCTTTCATGGTGAGTTACCGCCTGAAGTTTTGCCATTATTTTATGCGATGATGTTTGGTGCGACGCTCGGTGGAAATGGGACATTAGTTGGGGCTTCTTCTAATATCGTTGCAGCAGGAATTGCAGAACAGCATGGACGACGCATTTCATTTCATACTTTTTTGCATTATGGTATTCCAGTGATGATTGTGCAGTTGATCGCGGCTGCATTATTTATTTCGATTCGCTTTTTGCTTTTTGGATAA
- a CDS encoding LapA family protein encodes MRTLANLLTIVILAGWVVAIAIISVQNATPVSLRFVTFQSIQLPVGLVLAFSAALGMLAMALTQPIWIAGSRRNSLQSDNEFFVDE; translated from the coding sequence ATGAGAACTCTTGCTAATTTGCTCACGATTGTAATTCTTGCAGGCTGGGTAGTGGCGATCGCAATTATTTCCGTACAAAACGCCACCCCAGTTTCTTTGCGATTTGTGACATTTCAATCAATTCAACTTCCGGTAGGGTTGGTACTAGCGTTTAGTGCCGCTTTGGGTATGCTAGCTATGGCATTGACTCAACCAATCTGGATCGCTGGTTCGAGAAGAAATAGTCTTCAATCAGATAATGAGTTTTTCGTCGATGAGTGA
- a CDS encoding phosphate-starvation-inducible PsiE family protein has product MQQPLKSPLNWYEALNRNLLVRSLETIQDLIVVSLCIGLFCAMVIQLRGIFYLMLPPLNFHEVTADILFLLIMVELFRLLIIYLQEQRVSIGVAVEVSIVSVLREVIVRGVLEVPWNQMLAACAFLLVLAALLIVRVWIPPTFEGIDPEQRYVKHYQGENKASG; this is encoded by the coding sequence ATGCAGCAGCCGTTGAAGTCCCCGTTAAATTGGTACGAAGCGTTGAATCGGAATCTGCTTGTGCGTAGCTTAGAAACAATTCAAGACTTGATTGTCGTTTCGCTGTGCATTGGGTTATTCTGCGCGATGGTGATTCAGTTGAGGGGTATATTTTATTTAATGTTGCCACCGCTCAACTTCCACGAAGTCACCGCAGATATTTTGTTTTTGCTGATTATGGTGGAGTTGTTTCGCCTGTTGATTATTTATTTGCAAGAACAGCGTGTATCCATTGGCGTTGCTGTAGAAGTATCGATTGTCTCAGTACTGCGTGAAGTGATTGTGCGGGGAGTTTTGGAAGTTCCTTGGAATCAAATGCTTGCAGCGTGTGCTTTCTTACTTGTTTTAGCTGCGTTGTTAATCGTACGAGTTTGGATTCCACCAACTTTTGAAGGTATTGACCCTGAACAGCGATATGTCAAACACTATCAAGGGGAGAATAAAGCTAGTGGTTAG